The DNA sequence CGCTGATGGTAAGTGTTGAGGACAACGGCATTGGGCGTGAAGCATCGAAACATTTTCGTAAAAGCACAGAGCACCTTTCACTGGCTGTGCCGATGATAAATGAGCGGCTCGGGATCATGTCAACAAAATTTCGTAATAAATTTGTAATGAAAATTACTGATTTATACGACCCGGATGGCAATCCAGCCGGAACACGCGTAGAGATAACGATGCCGTGGCAGGCTTGAGAGAGTAGCAGTTGGAAGTGGCATGTGGCAGTGGCAGGTGAATACAAGGCCTGACCAATGAGAAACGTTTTTAACAAATTAATATGTGAATAACGAAGTTTGAAGACATGGAATGCAAACCATAACAAGAGAACTAGCGCAACACTTCAGAAACACAAAACTCCAAACACAGAACACGAAACCAGGGCCGCGAAACACAACACCAATCAACCAATTAACCATTCAACCAACACCATGATCTCAATTATCATCATTGACGACGAACAAAAAGCCCGCGAAACAATCATGAATATTCTGAAACGCGCAGGTTTGGATCATGAAATTATCGGAGAAGCCGAAACGCTTGCTTCAGGCTTTGATCTGATCAACCAAAAAAAACCAGACCTTGTGCTTCTTGATATCAATTTGCCCGATGGTAATGGTTTTGACTTGCTTGGCAGGTTTGAGAAAATTAATTTCCGGGTAATCTTCATTACTGCTTATGAAGAATATGCCATCAAGGCTTTCAAGTTCAGCGCACTCGATTACATTCTTAAACCTTTCAAGGCATCTGATCTTGTTGGAGCTGTTGAAAAAGCCCGTGAAATAATCATAGGTGAAAAATCAGAACTCAGGTTTAGGACACTTTTAAGCAATCTTGATAAGCTCAGGAAAATTGTTCTACGAACCGCCGAAAGTATGCATGTAATCAATATCAAAGACATTGTAAGGCTTGAAGCTGACTGCAATTATACAATATTCTACCTCGCAAATGGCGATAAACATTTGGTTTCCCGAACCTTAAAGGATTATGAAGAACTCCTGGAGGATTCAGGATTCTTCCGGACACATCAGTCTCACCTTGTCAACCTCGACCATATTCTGCGTTACGAAAAGAGTGATGGTGGTTATCTGGTAATGGATGATCATTCCATTGTGCAAATATCTTCAAGAAAAAAAGAAGCGCTCTTTAGAATTTTTGAAGGTCTGGGATAAAATCAAATAATAAATCATTTCCAGCGCTTACTCATTCAAACCCGGCGAATACTCATTTCACCGGGTTTTTACTTTTAAGCCTTACTAAATTTGAGCGTATTAACACCAGCTTTAGTGCTATCCATCATTGATTAA is a window from the Bacteroidales bacterium genome containing:
- a CDS encoding response regulator transcription factor yields the protein MISIIIIDDEQKARETIMNILKRAGLDHEIIGEAETLASGFDLINQKKPDLVLLDINLPDGNGFDLLGRFEKINFRVIFITAYEEYAIKAFKFSALDYILKPFKASDLVGAVEKAREIIIGEKSELRFRTLLSNLDKLRKIVLRTAESMHVINIKDIVRLEADCNYTIFYLANGDKHLVSRTLKDYEELLEDSGFFRTHQSHLVNLDHILRYEKSDGGYLVMDDHSIVQISSRKKEALFRIFEGLG